The following are encoded in a window of Sulfitobacter sp. S190 genomic DNA:
- a CDS encoding acetyl/propionyl/methylcrotonyl-CoA carboxylase subunit alpha yields the protein MFNKILIANRGEIACRVIKTARKMGIQTVAIYSDADRQALHVEMADEAIHIGPPPANQSYIVIDKVMEAIKASGAQAVHPGYGFLSENAAFAEALEAAGVAFVGPPVGAIEKMGDKITSKKIAQEAGVSTVPGYMGLIADADEAVKISNEIGYPVMIKASAGGGGKGMRIAWNDDEAREGFQSSKNEAANSFGDDRIFIEKFVTQPRHIEIQVLCDSHGNGIYLGERECSIQRRNQKVVEEAPSPFLDEDTRRAMGEQAVALAQAVGYASAGTVEFIVDGDKNFYFLEMNTRLQVEHPVTELITGVDLVEQMIRVANGERLTMTQDDVTLTGWAIENRLYAEDPYRGFLPSIGRLTRYRPPQEMAAGPLLEQGTWQGDAPAAEMAVRNDTGVYEGGEISMYYDPMIAKLCTWAPTRAEAIERMRVALDSFEVEGIGHNLPFLSAVMDHPIFIDGTMTTAFIEEQYPDGFTGVELPEAELRRIAAATAAMHRVGEIRRARVSGRMDNHERKVGTDWNVALQGHSFDVVIEADQAGATVRFADGAALRVSGDWTPGDQLATMKVADAPLVLKVGKVSGGFRIRTRGADLKVHVRTPRQAELARKMPEKLPPDTSKLLLCPMPGLVVKLDVEVGDEVQEGQALCTIEAMKMENILRAEKKGIVSKTNAAAGDSLAVDDVIMEFE from the coding sequence ATGTTCAATAAGATCCTGATCGCCAACAGGGGCGAAATTGCCTGCCGCGTCATCAAGACGGCCCGCAAGATGGGCATCCAGACGGTTGCCATCTATTCGGATGCCGACCGGCAGGCGCTGCACGTCGAAATGGCGGATGAGGCAATCCACATCGGCCCGCCCCCCGCCAACCAGTCCTACATTGTCATCGACAAGGTGATGGAGGCGATCAAGGCGTCCGGCGCGCAGGCCGTGCACCCCGGCTATGGCTTCCTGTCCGAAAACGCGGCCTTTGCCGAGGCGCTCGAGGCCGCGGGCGTGGCCTTTGTCGGTCCGCCCGTGGGTGCTATCGAAAAGATGGGCGACAAGATCACCTCGAAGAAAATCGCACAGGAGGCGGGCGTCAGCACCGTGCCGGGGTACATGGGGCTGATCGCGGACGCCGACGAGGCGGTCAAGATCTCCAACGAAATCGGCTATCCGGTGATGATCAAGGCCTCGGCGGGCGGCGGCGGCAAGGGCATGCGCATCGCGTGGAACGATGACGAGGCCCGTGAGGGGTTCCAGTCGTCCAAGAACGAGGCCGCCAACAGCTTTGGCGATGACCGGATCTTCATCGAGAAATTCGTCACGCAGCCGCGCCATATCGAAATTCAGGTGCTATGCGACAGCCACGGCAACGGCATCTATCTGGGCGAACGTGAATGCTCGATCCAGCGCCGCAACCAGAAGGTCGTCGAAGAGGCGCCGTCGCCATTCCTCGACGAAGACACCCGCCGCGCGATGGGCGAACAGGCCGTGGCCCTTGCGCAGGCCGTCGGATACGCCAGCGCGGGCACGGTCGAATTTATTGTGGACGGGGACAAGAACTTCTATTTCCTCGAAATGAACACCCGTTTGCAGGTGGAGCATCCGGTGACCGAACTGATCACCGGCGTGGATCTGGTGGAGCAGATGATCCGCGTGGCCAATGGTGAACGGCTGACCATGACGCAGGATGACGTGACGCTGACCGGCTGGGCGATCGAAAACCGGCTCTACGCCGAAGACCCTTACCGCGGTTTCCTGCCCTCCATCGGGCGGCTGACCCGCTACCGCCCGCCGCAGGAGATGGCCGCGGGCCCGCTGCTGGAGCAGGGGACATGGCAGGGTGATGCACCCGCGGCCGAGATGGCCGTGCGCAACGATACCGGCGTCTACGAGGGCGGCGAGATCAGCATGTACTACGATCCCATGATCGCCAAGCTGTGCACATGGGCGCCCACACGCGCCGAGGCGATCGAGCGGATGCGCGTGGCGCTCGACAGTTTCGAGGTCGAGGGCATCGGACATAACCTGCCGTTTCTGAGCGCGGTCATGGACCACCCGATCTTTATCGACGGCACCATGACGACCGCCTTTATCGAAGAGCAGTATCCCGACGGCTTTACCGGCGTCGAATTGCCCGAAGCCGAACTGCGCCGCATCGCGGCGGCAACGGCGGCGATGCACCGCGTCGGCGAAATCCGCCGGGCGCGGGTGTCGGGCCGCATGGACAACCACGAACGCAAGGTCGGCACCGACTGGAATGTCGCCCTGCAAGGCCACAGCTTTGACGTGGTGATCGAAGCGGATCAGGCCGGCGCGACGGTGCGGTTTGCCGACGGTGCCGCGCTGCGCGTCTCGGGGGACTGGACCCCGGGCGATCAGCTGGCCACGATGAAGGTCGCCGACGCGCCGCTGGTCCTGAAGGTGGGCAAAGTGTCGGGCGGGTTCCGCATCCGCACCCGTGGTGCCGATCTCAAGGTGCATGTGCGTACCCCGCGGCAGGCCGAACTGGCCCGCAAGATGCCCGAGAAACTGCCGCCCGATACGTCAAAGCTGCTGCTTTGCCCGATGCCGGGTCTGGTTGTGAAACTCGACGTGGAAGTGGGCGACGAGGTACAGGAAGGCCAGGCGCTCTGCACCATCGAAGCGATGAAAATGGAAAACATCCTGCGCGCCGAGAAGAAGGGCATCGTGTCCAAAACCAACGCCGCTGCGGGCGACAGCCTCGCGGTGGACGATGTCATCATGGAATTTGAATGA
- a CDS encoding acyl-CoA carboxylase subunit beta — MKDILQQLDDRRTDARLGGGQKRIDAQHARGKLTARERIDLLLDEGSFEEFDMFVTHRCTDFGMEKQKPAGDGVVTGWGTINGRLVYLFSQDFTVFGGSLSETHAQKICKIQDMAIQNGAPVIGINDSGGARIQEGVASLAGYAEVFQRNIEASGVIPQISVIMGPCAGGAVYSPAMTDFIFMVKDTSYMFVTGPDVVKTVTNEQVTAEELGGASTHTRKSSVADGAFENDVEAMAEVRRLVDFLPSNNREKPPVRPFFDEPDRIEASLDTLVPENPNTPYDMKELIHKLADEGDFYEIQEDFAKNIITGFIRLEGRSVGVVANQPMVLAGCLDIDSSRKAARFVRFCDAFEIPILTLVDVPGFLPGTSQEYGGVIKHGAKLLFAYGEATVPMVTVITRKAYGGAYDVMASKHLRSDFNYAWPTAEIAVMGAKGATEIIHRADLGDAKKIAQHTADYETRFANPFVAAERGFIDEVIQPRSTRKRVARAFASLRNKKASMPWKKHNNIPL, encoded by the coding sequence ATGAAAGACATTCTGCAACAGCTCGACGATCGCCGCACCGACGCCCGATTGGGGGGTGGCCAGAAACGCATCGACGCGCAGCACGCGCGCGGCAAGCTGACGGCCCGTGAACGCATCGATCTGCTGCTGGATGAAGGCTCTTTCGAAGAATTCGACATGTTCGTCACGCATCGCTGCACCGATTTCGGGATGGAAAAGCAAAAGCCCGCAGGCGACGGCGTTGTCACCGGTTGGGGCACGATCAACGGGCGGCTTGTTTATCTCTTCAGTCAGGATTTCACGGTGTTCGGCGGCTCCTTGTCCGAAACCCATGCCCAGAAAATCTGCAAGATACAGGACATGGCGATCCAGAATGGCGCGCCTGTCATCGGCATCAACGACAGCGGCGGCGCGCGTATTCAGGAAGGCGTGGCAAGCCTTGCGGGATACGCCGAAGTGTTCCAGCGCAACATCGAAGCCTCGGGCGTGATCCCGCAGATCAGCGTGATCATGGGCCCCTGTGCGGGCGGCGCGGTCTATAGCCCCGCGATGACCGACTTCATCTTCATGGTCAAAGACACCTCTTACATGTTCGTCACCGGCCCCGACGTGGTCAAAACCGTGACCAACGAACAGGTCACCGCCGAAGAGCTGGGCGGCGCCAGCACCCACACCCGCAAATCCTCCGTTGCCGACGGGGCGTTCGAGAATGACGTCGAGGCGATGGCCGAGGTCCGCAGGCTCGTGGATTTCCTGCCTTCCAACAACCGCGAAAAGCCCCCCGTGCGCCCGTTCTTCGATGAACCGGACCGGATCGAGGCGTCGCTGGACACGCTGGTGCCCGAAAATCCCAACACGCCCTACGACATGAAAGAACTGATCCACAAGCTCGCGGATGAGGGTGATTTCTACGAGATTCAGGAAGATTTCGCCAAGAACATCATCACCGGCTTTATCCGTCTTGAGGGGCGCAGTGTCGGTGTGGTCGCCAACCAGCCGATGGTGCTGGCCGGTTGTCTGGACATCGACAGCAGCCGCAAGGCCGCGCGTTTCGTGCGGTTCTGCGACGCGTTCGAAATCCCGATCCTGACGTTGGTCGATGTGCCGGGCTTCCTGCCGGGGACCAGCCAAGAATATGGCGGCGTTATCAAGCACGGGGCAAAGCTGCTGTTTGCGTATGGCGAAGCGACTGTGCCAATGGTGACCGTGATCACCCGCAAGGCCTACGGCGGGGCCTATGACGTGATGGCGTCCAAACACCTGCGGTCTGATTTCAACTATGCCTGGCCCACCGCCGAGATTGCCGTGATGGGGGCCAAGGGCGCGACCGAAATCATCCACCGCGCCGATCTGGGCGATGCCAAAAAGATCGCCCAGCACACAGCGGATTACGAAACCCGCTTTGCCAATCCCTTTGTCGCAGCCGAGCGTGGCTTCATTGACGAGGTGATCCAGCCGCGCTCCACCCGCAAACGGGTCGCGCGTGCCTTTGCCAGCCTGCGCAACAAAAAGGCCAGCATGCCGTGGAAGAAACACAACAACATCCCGCTGTGA
- a CDS encoding DUF6497 family protein, translated as MKRAALAFMLMAPAAAATDLPSQQTVQLHEVLVDAQDPLTFLRFRFIAPQIAPGEEQLPFEVAEIDMLYLCETFVIPYMTEYELTGDRIVISFMDQPIEFGAFDPDITQYFEAFRPDNGACIWDGF; from the coding sequence ATGAAACGGGCCGCGCTCGCCTTCATGCTGATGGCCCCGGCGGCCGCCGCGACCGATCTGCCATCGCAGCAGACGGTCCAGCTGCACGAGGTTCTGGTCGACGCGCAGGATCCGCTGACGTTCCTGCGCTTTCGGTTCATCGCTCCCCAGATCGCACCGGGCGAAGAACAGCTGCCTTTCGAGGTGGCCGAGATCGACATGCTGTACCTGTGCGAGACATTCGTGATCCCCTACATGACCGAGTACGAGCTCACCGGCGACCGGATCGTCATTTCATTTATGGACCAACCGATCGAATTCGGCGCGTTCGACCCCGACATCACCCAATATTTCGAAGCCTTCCGCCCCGATAACGGGGCCTGCATCTGGGACGGATTCTGA
- a CDS encoding DUF4174 domain-containing protein, protein MKLILATVFTGLFGITATAQTLFEPDFPLLVRQAEDVNLSEFKWKNRPVIVFADSPDDPAFIEQMSLIEARAEALAERDVVVIIDTDPEARGDIRLRMRPRGFMLTLVGKDGGVKLRKPFPWDVREITRSIDKMPMRQREIRDRKAAADG, encoded by the coding sequence ATGAAACTGATCTTAGCCACTGTTTTCACTGGTCTATTCGGCATCACGGCGACCGCGCAGACGTTGTTCGAACCTGACTTTCCGCTGCTTGTCCGGCAGGCCGAAGACGTCAATTTGAGTGAATTCAAGTGGAAAAACCGGCCCGTCATCGTGTTTGCCGACTCGCCGGACGATCCGGCCTTCATCGAACAGATGTCTTTGATCGAGGCGCGGGCGGAAGCATTGGCCGAGCGCGACGTGGTTGTCATCATCGATACCGATCCCGAGGCGCGCGGCGACATCCGGCTGCGCATGCGACCACGGGGGTTCATGCTGACGCTGGTGGGCAAGGACGGGGGCGTAAAGCTGCGCAAGCCGTTCCCTTGGGACGTGCGCGAAATCACCCGCAGCATCGACAAGATGCCGATGCGGCAGCGCGAAATCCGCGACCGCAAGGCCGCCGCGGACGGGTAA
- a CDS encoding Rho termination factor translates to MAKDHGPSVKDDETYEALREDGASKQKAARIANAQASSDMSPGEKGGKQPPYEDWTKDDLYTRAQELEIEGRSDMDKSELIEALRNS, encoded by the coding sequence ATGGCAAAAGACCACGGACCGTCCGTCAAGGACGACGAAACCTACGAAGCGCTGCGCGAGGATGGTGCGTCCAAGCAGAAGGCCGCGCGCATCGCGAATGCACAGGCCAGCTCGGACATGTCACCGGGCGAGAAGGGGGGCAAACAGCCACCCTACGAGGACTGGACAAAGGACGACCTTTACACGCGTGCGCAAGAACTGGAGATCGAGGGACGTTCAGACATGGACAAATCCGAATTGATCGAGGCGCTGCGCAACAGCTGA